One window of Papaver somniferum cultivar HN1 chromosome 9, ASM357369v1, whole genome shotgun sequence genomic DNA carries:
- the LOC113312066 gene encoding uncharacterized protein LOC113312066, which translates to MEKSWMEERNRSSLTYVAGINSFLGMARDHLASILADKCRCPCRDCLNARPPVPLEDVAVHLARYGIAASYRIWVHHGEVAMPPQNQFVSSLDDDMATNEGSDNEDRNEATIEILNDVRLPNTYDSQGAFAGGETEGLGESNSGKFAKLLDEAEHELYPGCKDFSALTFLVELMHIKVLDQMSNKAFEMQLELLKEAFPKENRIPSSYYEAKKLLGGLGMGYEAIHACQYDCALFWKEHKDREDCPVCNDPRYKHDDGKGTNIPHKVLRYFPLKTILMRLFASRHTTADMRWHEDQRDKTTPDLLRHPADAEAWKDFDDEDDETLNEYNNDILDADEIVVNGEDSDIE; encoded by the coding sequence ATGGAAAAAAGTTGGATGGAAGAGCGTAATAGATCAAGTCTTACGTATGTGGCAGGCATCAATTCATTTCTCGGCATGGCACGAGATCACCTTGCCAGCATACTAGCGGACAAGTGTCGCTGTCCATGCAGAGACTGTTTAAATGCAAGACCGCCTGTCCCGTTAGAAGATGTTGCCGTGCATTTGGCTCGATATGGCATTGCAGCTAGTTACAGAATATGGGTACATCATGGAGAAGTAGCCATGCCTCCGCAAAACCAGTTTGTATCTAGTCTTGATGATGATATGGCAACCAATGAAGGATCTGATAATGAAGACAGAAACGAGGCAACTATTGAAATACTGAATGACGTCCGCTTACCAAATACATATGATAGTCAAGGAGCCTTTGCTGGTGGTGAAACGGAAGGTCTGGGTGAATCAAATTCTGGAAAGTTCGCTAAATTGTTAGATGAAGCTGAACACGAGTTGTATCCTGGTTGTAAAGATTTTTCGGCGCTGACTTTTCTCGTAGAGTTGATGCATATTAAGGTACTCGACCAGATGAGCAATAAAGCATTTGAAATGCAACTGGAGTTGCTCAAAGAAGCTTTTCCGAAGGAGAATAGGATTCCATCTTCATATTATGAAGCTAAGAAACTGTTGGGTGGCTTGGGAATGGGTTATGAAGCAATTCATGCATGTCAGTACGACTGTGCTTTGTTTTGGAAAGAGCATAAAGATAGGGAGGACTGTCCAGTATGTAATGATCCTAGGTACAAACACGATGACGGGAAGGGTACCAATATCCCGCACAAGGTATTGCGATATTTTCCCTTAAAGACTATACTGATGAGGTTGTTTGCTAGTAGACACACAACTGCTGACATGAGGTGGCATGAAGACCAACGCGATAAAACAACACCGGATTTGTTAAGACATCCAGCTGATGCGGAAGCGTGGAAGGATTTTGATGACGAAGATGATGAGACATTGAATGAATACAATAATGACATTTTGGATGCCGACGAGATAGTGGTGAATGGTGAAGACAGTGATATAGAGTGA